One region of Blattabacterium cuenoti genomic DNA includes:
- the ileS gene encoding isoleucine--tRNA ligase: MSKIFREYKKLDLNHITTEIYQYWKKHKIFQNNSNFYNRKNALSYILYEGPPSLNGNPGVHHILTRIIKDIFCRYHALKGKKVFRKAGWDTHGLPIELNVEKDIGITKNDIGKKISVEEYNNLCKSFVNKSLKKWKFFTEKIGYFIDLDSSFITYNAKYIESVWWLIKKLYDKSLIYKGFTIQPYSPAAGTGLSYHELNMPGTYKEVKQLSPFLKFKAIKNTLPEKFKNILGDIYFISWTTAPWTIPSNTALAFGYDIDYVLVKTYNTYTFLKENIVFSEKLIHKILLSDQFYSVSTNTELDAYNNKSHKIPYLIVYKFKGKELIFCKYEQLLPWFKPYYNEKNAFRIIAGDFVNVNEGTGIVHISPTFGMDDFIISKKYDIPPMLVLNEENIPIPLVDFQGKFIKNFPYGFSEKYVKNEFNTTNQKNFFSVDQEIILFLEKEKKIFRTEKHIHFYPHCWRTEKPILYYLLNSWFIKTSEMKDKMIRLNQKIQWHPPFTGKKRFDSWLRNIKDWNLSRSRYWGTPLPIWSTEKGDEKIVVGSIKELILEIKKSIKCGFMSHNVFEDFTLDDMSDHNYDKIDLHKHVLDRIILVSSKGKPMKRESDLIDVWFDSGAMPYAQFHYPFENREYIDKNILFPADFISEGIDQTRGWFFTLHAISSLLFNSIAYKNVVSTGLILDQNGRKMSKSKGNTINPFDVIDNYGPDAIRWYIIFNSEPWDNLKFDIKEIHTIINKFFGTLYNIYSFFVLYANIDGFSYKEKEKECFNSYTGLDFWILSELNTLIQKTDNYYANYNPTKVSRLISSFVIDKLSNWYVRLCRRRFWKEKYTKNKISAYQILYKCLIVVAKLISPIVPFFSEKLYVDLNSITKKENFKSIHLTSYPSYDYNLINKELENRMLWIQKIIAMVFSVRKKNKIKIRQPLQKLLILVSDKKIRFQLKQFSEIIFQEANVKEVKFPSSYKNLEYIKYIKPNYQSLGPKFGNKVPIISELIKKFSQEKIREIEKNKKCFLFLKKEKILLFLEDVKISTEYIKGWSVLFDSKFTIALDLRITDSLWEEGFIRELIRYIQKLRKYRKYNVIEKILVYLSVKENHDFQKIQIILQKNKDFICRETLSVNVFLQKKIDKEEKKEKIYFEKKFILYMQIRKVEENIKK; this comes from the coding sequence ATGTCAAAAATATTTAGAGAATATAAAAAATTGGATCTTAATCATATAACTACAGAAATATATCAATATTGGAAAAAACATAAGATTTTTCAAAATAATTCTAATTTTTATAACAGGAAAAATGCTCTTTCGTATATTTTATATGAGGGGCCTCCATCTTTAAATGGAAATCCTGGTGTTCATCATATTTTAACCAGAATTATCAAGGACATTTTTTGTAGATATCATGCTCTTAAAGGTAAAAAAGTATTTAGAAAAGCAGGGTGGGATACGCATGGACTCCCTATAGAATTAAATGTAGAAAAAGATATAGGAATTACTAAAAATGATATAGGAAAGAAAATTAGTGTAGAAGAATATAATAATCTTTGTAAAAGTTTTGTGAACAAATCATTGAAAAAATGGAAATTTTTTACGGAAAAAATAGGATATTTCATAGATTTAGATAGTTCATTTATTACTTATAATGCAAAGTATATAGAAAGTGTATGGTGGCTAATTAAAAAATTATATGATAAAAGTCTTATTTATAAAGGTTTTACAATACAGCCTTATTCCCCTGCTGCAGGAACAGGATTAAGTTATCATGAATTGAACATGCCGGGAACTTATAAAGAAGTAAAACAATTATCTCCATTTTTAAAATTTAAGGCCATTAAAAATACTTTACCTGAAAAATTTAAAAACATTTTAGGTGATATATATTTTATATCATGGACAACTGCTCCTTGGACCATTCCTTCAAATACAGCATTAGCTTTTGGTTATGATATAGACTATGTATTAGTTAAAACCTATAACACCTATACTTTTTTAAAAGAAAATATTGTTTTTTCTGAAAAATTAATTCATAAAATATTATTGTCAGATCAGTTCTATTCTGTTTCAACTAATACTGAATTAGATGCTTATAATAATAAAAGTCATAAAATTCCTTATTTAATAGTATATAAGTTTAAAGGAAAAGAATTAATATTTTGTAAATATGAACAATTATTGCCTTGGTTTAAACCTTATTATAATGAAAAAAATGCATTTAGAATCATAGCAGGAGATTTTGTTAATGTAAATGAAGGAACTGGAATTGTTCATATCTCTCCTACATTTGGAATGGATGATTTTATAATTTCTAAGAAATATGACATTCCTCCAATGTTAGTTTTAAATGAAGAAAATATTCCTATTCCCTTGGTTGATTTTCAAGGAAAATTTATAAAAAATTTTCCTTATGGATTTTCTGAAAAATATGTTAAAAATGAATTTAATACTACAAATCAAAAAAATTTTTTTTCAGTAGATCAAGAGATAATTCTTTTTCTAGAAAAAGAAAAAAAAATATTTAGGACGGAAAAACATATTCATTTTTATCCACACTGTTGGAGGACGGAAAAACCAATACTTTATTATCTACTAAATTCATGGTTTATAAAAACTTCAGAAATGAAAGATAAAATGATTCGTTTAAATCAAAAAATTCAATGGCATCCTCCTTTTACAGGAAAAAAACGTTTTGATTCTTGGTTAAGAAATATAAAAGATTGGAATCTTTCACGTTCTAGATATTGGGGGACACCTCTTCCTATTTGGAGTACAGAAAAAGGAGATGAAAAAATAGTAGTAGGATCAATTAAAGAGTTAATCTTGGAAATTAAAAAATCTATTAAATGTGGATTTATGTCACATAATGTTTTTGAAGATTTTACATTAGATGATATGAGTGATCATAATTATGATAAAATAGATTTACACAAACATGTTTTGGATAGAATCATTTTGGTTTCTTCTAAAGGAAAACCTATGAAAAGAGAATCTGATTTAATTGATGTATGGTTTGATTCTGGAGCAATGCCATATGCTCAATTTCATTATCCGTTTGAAAATAGAGAATATATAGATAAAAATATATTATTTCCCGCTGATTTTATTTCTGAAGGAATAGATCAAACACGAGGATGGTTTTTTACTTTGCATGCTATTAGTAGTTTGTTATTTAATTCTATAGCATATAAAAATGTTGTATCAACTGGATTAATTTTGGATCAAAATGGTCGTAAAATGTCAAAAAGCAAAGGGAATACTATAAATCCTTTTGACGTAATCGATAATTATGGTCCTGACGCCATACGTTGGTATATTATATTCAATTCTGAACCTTGGGATAATTTAAAATTTGACATAAAGGAGATTCACACTATTATAAATAAATTTTTTGGAACACTATATAATATTTATTCTTTTTTTGTTTTATATGCTAATATTGATGGTTTTTCTTATAAAGAAAAAGAAAAGGAATGTTTTAATTCTTATACAGGATTAGATTTTTGGATTCTTTCTGAATTAAACACTCTTATTCAAAAAACAGATAATTACTATGCTAACTATAATCCCACTAAAGTTTCACGTTTGATTTCATCTTTTGTTATAGACAAGTTAAGTAACTGGTATGTTAGATTATGCCGAAGAAGGTTTTGGAAAGAAAAATATACAAAAAATAAAATATCTGCATATCAAATTCTTTATAAATGTTTAATTGTTGTAGCCAAGTTAATTTCTCCCATTGTTCCATTTTTTTCTGAAAAATTATATGTTGATTTAAATTCTATTACTAAAAAAGAAAATTTTAAAAGCATTCATTTAACAAGTTATCCTAGTTATGATTATAATTTAATTAATAAAGAATTGGAAAATAGAATGCTTTGGATTCAGAAAATAATTGCTATGGTTTTTTCTGTAAGAAAAAAAAATAAAATAAAAATTCGACAACCTTTACAAAAATTGCTTATTCTTGTTTCTGATAAAAAAATTCGTTTTCAATTGAAACAATTCTCTGAAATAATTTTTCAAGAAGCTAATGTAAAAGAAGTAAAATTTCCTTCTTCCTACAAAAATCTTGAATATATAAAATATATAAAACCTAATTATCAATCTCTTGGACCTAAGTTCGGAAATAAAGTTCCAATAATTTCTGAGCTTATCAAAAAATTTAGTCAAGAAAAAATTAGAGAAATAGAAAAAAATAAAAAATGTTTTCTTTTTCTGAAAAAAGAAAAAATTCTTCTTTTTTTAGAAGATGTCAAAATTAGTACTGAATATATTAAAGGTTGGTCAGTTTTATTTGATTCGAAATTTACGATAGCATTAGATTTACGTATTACAGATTCTCTTTGGGAAGAGGGATTTATAAGAGAATTAATTCGATATATACAAAAATTAAGAAAATATCGTAAATATAATGTAATCGAAAAAATACTTGTGTATTTAAGTGTAAAGGAAAATCATGATTTTCAAAAAATACAAATCATTTTACAAAAAAACAAAGATTTTATTTGTAGAGAAACTCTTTCTGTCAACGTTTTTTTACAAAAAAAGATAGATAAAGAGGAGAAAAAAGAAAAAATCTATTTTGAAAAAAAATTCATATTATATATGCAGATTCGAAAAGTAGAAGAAAATATAAAAAAATGA